The following proteins come from a genomic window of Edaphobacter sp. 4G125:
- a CDS encoding TetR/AcrR family transcriptional regulator gives MVTELEKAPTTGPGSEKYQRILDAAVEVIAERGYFHSPISAIAKRAGVADGTVYLYFKNKDDVLRTAIDATFERFYRKLEERFELLKDPREQLEYIAEVHLESHRENRSMAILMQTEVRQSAKFIAEFSHHHLVKYIQMVREVVRRGQQEGVFRLDVSDGVVAHCMFGAIDELLSSAVFTGRVYDSKTTARQVMDVLLNGIGRQGTGDAFPC, from the coding sequence ATGGTAACGGAGTTGGAGAAGGCGCCGACGACCGGTCCGGGGAGCGAGAAGTATCAGCGGATTCTGGATGCGGCGGTGGAGGTGATCGCTGAGCGTGGATACTTCCACTCGCCGATCAGCGCCATTGCAAAGCGCGCCGGGGTGGCCGATGGGACGGTTTACCTCTACTTCAAAAATAAAGACGACGTATTGCGCACGGCGATCGACGCGACCTTCGAACGGTTTTATCGGAAGCTCGAAGAGCGGTTCGAGTTATTGAAGGACCCTCGGGAGCAGTTGGAGTACATCGCCGAGGTCCATTTGGAGAGTCATCGGGAGAACCGGAGCATGGCGATCCTGATGCAGACCGAGGTGCGTCAGAGCGCGAAGTTTATTGCGGAGTTCTCCCATCATCATTTGGTGAAGTACATCCAGATGGTTCGCGAGGTGGTGCGACGGGGGCAGCAGGAGGGTGTCTTCCGGCTCGATGTCTCCGATGGCGTTGTGGCGCACTGCATGTTTGGTGCGATCGATGAATTGCTGAGCTCGGCGGTGTTTACTGGGCGCGTTTATGATTCCAAGACAACGGCGCGGCAGGTAATGGATGTGCTGTTGAATGGGATTGGAAGGCAGGGAACAGGGGATGCGTTTCCCTGCTAA